A region of the Amphiprion ocellaris isolate individual 3 ecotype Okinawa chromosome 22, ASM2253959v1, whole genome shotgun sequence genome:
AAGAAATGGCAACAGTGAGTGTTTGTCAATGTAATGTATTAcagtacagttttattttgttttcaaaggaCGTGTCTTACTTTCTGCCTTTTGTGTTGTACATATTTCTGCTTGAATGGTCCTGCAGAGCAAAcaaagctgctttattttttacatattcacacattaacctgctgttcaaaaacagtttctttcatCTAAGCCATTTTGACAGCCTGTCCctccaaataataataaaaaaaaacattttctaaatgcttgactttgttgttttgtcatatgCTGATTTATTAAAGTGAATTTTGTGCAGTGGCATGAGAGGTAGTAAGATAATTTACTTAGGTAAATGGAACAGAATGCAATGGAAACCCCACTTTAGTAACAACACAGAAGGATTATTGGCTAAATATACtttgaaaacacattcaaaGGGGCCTCAAGTTAAAACGATTAGAATGAACTGGTTTAATATGCAACATTTCAGTAGATTATAGGAGATTATAGATTATAGAATATTGAATGTCTTTGTATAAAGTCTTAGCTGCTTAACAGTTAACATTTTCATCTGACATAATGAGTATACTCACAGTACAGgtgccttcaaaataagagcagtACTTGAGCAGATGCATATATTTACATCACTGGTTTTATGTCAGATAATAAACCTCTTAAGGAATAGGATAAGCAGATATACTAATACAGCAGCTTTCTTTGATTTATTCCATGTGCTGTTTGCTTCCAAATtgaaaacacctgcaaagaTTTGTTCTGCAACCATTCCAAAACTTTAAATGTTTCTGTATTATTGAAGTTAATCTACATTACACCCTAAATGCACTATGACAGCATTCTTTTTTCCATGTCGACCACTGGAATTTATCTGTGGTTTCTGGTCTCTATGGTTTGGAGAAAAACACTTAATGTGATGTCACTGCTGTAGTCTCCTGACTACCACCACAAGCATATGGCCAGAAATTCCAGACAAGCAGGAAATGTTGAGTCGGTGACTGCATATAGCTCACGTGGCCATAATTCAGATTTGGTTCATGTAAGGTTACGATCTTTAGGTAGAAATCGCAAGAATCTTCTGGCTTTCTTTGATTCCGGTGACATCAAAATGGATTTACCTTCACACCGCTTAAGCCCTTTTAGCCTGATAGAGGTCAATTCCCTTTGGTCTTTTCCATCATCTGACGCTGCAGCTTGGGAGGTCAGAAGTTCAGGATTGTGTGACCACTTTGTTTGTATTCCAGCAGTGAGCCTTTAACTGTAGCCCACATGTAGAATAACTGCAAATACACCAACACAAAATGCATTCAATGAAAAGGAATACATTTCTGAGAAGGTGGGAAAGTACAAGAGCACCAGGAAATGTGTCCAGTTCTGAGAGGAATCAGTGTTGTTTAGTCAAAACCTGATGCACTTTTGCCACCCTTTGGTCAATTTAAGAACTGCAAGCAAACACCTACTGCACAAGCAGCTGAGATGCACGAGTTTTATTTCACAGGCTCCAGTTTAAGCCAGGTTCATAACCTgaaaaaaaccaataaaaagagatgaaaataaGCCATTTTATAAATTGATCAATTATCTAAAGAAACTAGATGTAAAAGGAGGCTTACAGAATACATCCAGTCCAGGAAGGAGGAGACTCTGGTGAAGACTGTGGGTTTTTTATACTGGTTGCACATGCCAGCTGGACCATAACTGACAACACCATGGACTCTCCAGGCTCCATTAGTATAACAGCTCAGGGGACCTCCAGAGTCGCCCTGGGAGAGGTAGTGATAAAACCAGACCATGGAGTGATATCACTTCTCTGGGTCACAAGGAAGAATTCTTCACAGAGCTGATATCACTGTCAGAATTATCAtcttattatcatttttttgctGCAGAATTTTGCTGCTACATGTGTGAAACGatgtaaaaaaagtttttaaaaaaatacacatgctGCTTTTGGGTTGAGACAAACTGGTTTCACTGTACCTGGCAGCCTGATATGATTCCATCCCCTCCAGCACACACCATGGTGTTCAGAGCAACGCTGCCCCACCAGTCATACTGAGAACAGACTGAATGCTCCACCACATCAAGAGGAGCTTCCTGCAGCACAGTAGGGACGTTTCCTTCGACTAAATTTTACAAAGAAGTAGTGTCAAAATTTTTCTACTAGATTTCCAAATGGTGTAAATGTGCAGTTATGTGCGTATACTCACAGTCGATTAATCCCCAGCCAGTGATGGTACAGGTGAATCCATGAGGCAGCGTCTCACCAGGGTAGGGAAGGTTAGCGATGGCCACATAACCGTTGTTGTACACGGGATCAGCCAGTCTCAAGATAGCAATATCATTTCTAAGAGAAatacaaaatcataaaaaaatgtattcttaAGTAGCAGCTTGTTTGCTGTAATTATAATGTGGTTGCCACTTGggtaatttttgacatttaaaaatgactcttaggtgaaaaaaaaagttcttctgTTTTGTCTACTTGCAAGGTAAAATGCTAATATAGCAATGTCTCCCTTTTTCAGTGTGAATACATTTGATTCTCCATTCCCCTTGCAGCTAACCCACAGCTCTAACACTGTCaataaattgtgatttttaaacaGCTTGTCTTTTAAATTAGGGCAAAATTAAGTGAGGCGCTTTAAAATGCTGCCACATTACCCATTGGCAAGGTCACCATTCCAGCCAGGATGGACAACAATCCTGTCCACACGGATGAACTGCTCACTGCCGTCATACTCATACAAGTTGTACTCACCCACTACCACACGGTACTCTGTAGGATCCATGCTAATAGGGGCGAAAGGGAAAAAAGAACCCATAGTTCTTATGTACACTCATTTATCAAGCCCAAAAGACAGTGAGATGGGACTTCTAGatgtacaaaatgtacaaatgatAGGCATCAGTAGCAATAAATTCAGGGAACAAACCTGAGAACGCAGTGAGCTGCAGTCATGACGTGGAAAGCGTCAATGATGGAGCCTCCACAGATGTGGTAGAAATAATTGTCATTGTATGAATCATGCTGCAGAGAAACCTGAGAACAAACAAAGCCCAAGAAACTTGTAGTTTATTACTGATCCTAATTGTTCCATAGAAAGTACGGCATTTGCAATGAAACAAATATACGTATATATTTAAACACACCCAGAGGTTTTACCTGCCATTTCCAGGTGTTGGGTTTAGAATCATGACCTCCTATCACTCTCCCATTGTGTACGTTATGGTTGAAAGGTTCTTCGGCACAAATCAGCCCTTTTGGGATTACATTAACAGAAACAGATGACACAGTGGTAACATTctgtaaaaaggaaaattaacaGTTATATTAATGTGTTTCACAGCAAGCTTACCAAAGCAGGCCAGGAGAGTCACAAGCCAAATCATGCTGGAGTACTAAAATGTAGGTGCAGTTAGCTTTTAACTATTTATATCAGTTTGACACCGGACTGCTTAAATTGGAAGACCTTCAAAAAGACTTTCCAGTTTAGGCTGCCATTATGCTACCTGCCAATATCAACAATCCATGTTGATATCCGTATTCAATACATATTCTACACTGAATTTACGTGTTTTATTAATGAATGAGACACAATTTGGAAAAGTTTGGGATATCTGTGTGGTTGTAGATTTATATAGTTGGTATATTTGCATGTCAATTGACTGTAAAATCGAGAGAATTTATTTTGTTATcatggtgggaaaaaaatcaggTGCGGTTCATGGAAAGGGGTGCAGTCACAGTGAGGCAAAGTCAACTAAACCAGCTGTGAAAGGTGTGAGCCGGACACAAGCAGATAACAGATAACTGTCTTGACTGATCAATAGCCAGTGTAAAGGATAAAATGTTCCCCAGCCTGCTGACACTATGTGACTTTATTCAACAAcaaactttgaaaaacaaatgcattgtAATGTTAGCACATCATATAGATGTggaattattgtaaatataaaagtataaagtaacattttttaaattagtaaatTCTGTATAAAAGGATATTGAACTATGTTTTGAAAACATAGAATGTGCAAATTAACAGTTGGCTATCTTAATGCaacataaaatgcaaattttcttttgttttacagtaaaattgaCTAATACATGTGTAAAACCCGAAAATATGGAAgacaatttcttttaaaatgttggaaaCTTTGTAAATCAAAGATTAAGCTGAGCTTGTGTGTGAGAATCTGATAACTAATATAAGTAGTCATAAATACCTGCTGGTGACTTATTACAAGCACAACTGCTGCCTACCCACAAtctattttactgttatttttcatttatattaGAATAGAaattaaatctgacatttttgtctgcaaaaaagttaaatcaaactgtaaaatatattcGTTTGCTTTacatgtctttcttaaatacaGCAACATACCCGTTTTCATGAATGAATGGGCTCATGAAGCTTGTAATGGCTTGTTCACGTCATCTGTTGCTAAGTAACAGTGTAGAACTAGGACGGCCAATGGAATGCAGAATTCTTGAGCACAGGACAAGTAAGTGCGAtttttctgctctctttctTTATTAGCTTTGCCTAGTCCCCCAACATCTGTTGTCAACTTGCCTCTGCTGTTGTGgttagagttaaaaaaaaaaaaaaaaagtttaaaaattgaTTAGGATGATATTCCAGTTCATTATgggaatgtggaaaaaatgacgTTAAATGTCACTAATATTAGACACCTTTATATTATTCTAAACGTGTTACATCATCAGCGTCGCAACTGACAGGAGTCTCAAACTCCAGAGAGGCAGATGATGCAGAAAAAGCCACTAAGCTCGgtgagtaaaacggtggtctcgtaattttatcgctggattacgtggtttcgaatcctctcacctacttgaaaaatacgtgttttttatttcggcccgcacgtttctttttactgtctgtagatgatatttacatggatacagactttattaagtagtgatgccggcgtttttcggcgaggtcttctttatctggtatctttatttcacgtaaatccaggtctgatcgtgacgaatctgcggacgaaaaaTGGGTTAACTGTAGCTGAGCTCAAGTGTTTCCTCAGACACAAGAGTAATGCAGAGTTATTTTATGAGCTtgacaatgcaaaaaacagGACAGAGAAAGTCCACAATGGTTCATGTACCAGTTAATAGGTCTAAATCAAAGAGTACTGCTTGCTCCCAAAGTAGCTCAGAGTTTCAGTATGATAACAAACTTGTCCATGGAACATAATATTCACTGTAAGTTATAGAAGTGGCACCTGTATGTGCGTCAGGcatgatttttaataaaaagagTGAGTTTCATGCATTTGAAGGGAAGATGGTGTAGCGCGTTTGCAAACATTATACATCTGTTCTAActatgaatgaaatgaaatcttaaaatgtCCATTTAACAATATTTGTAAGGTGAGTtacaattaatttattttttaaagttatgaAGACATTCTTAAGAAGTAGGAAAGGTCTCAAAGTAAGGAAATATGATGAGGATGCAACACAAAATTGGCTCATTTTCCTGAATCATCTTCTTCTGGGCCATCCAtaacctgaaaaaaaatcaaaagaaataagtttgtttttttttttttttaaatcttacatTGGCTTCTAATAGACTAACACAATCATAGATGTTACAGAATGCTTACAGAATACATCCAGTCCAGGAAGGAGGAGACTCTGGTGAAGACTGTGGGTTTTTTATACTGGTTGCACATGCCAGCTGGACCATAACTGACAACACCATGGACTCTCCAGGCTCTGTCAGTGTAACAGCTCAGGGGACCTCCAGAGTCGCCCTGGGAGAGGTAGTGATAAGAAGGACATTGCATTTCTGGGTCGCAAGGAGGAATTCTTAACAGAGTTGCTATCACTGTCAGAATTATTCTCTTTGATAAGTCAAAAACCTGCTAGGATCACTGACTAGCATTTCAATTTATAAATTGCATAACACTTTAACGGCTGCTTAGAAAAACAGACCCTCTGATGCTCATGatcttcagatttttcttttgtgggaaactaaaaaaaagttaaataatgaCCTTTCTATTTTCAGGTTGAGACAAACTGGTTTCACTGTACCTGGCAGCCTGATATGATTCCATCCCCTCCAGCACACACCATGGTTTTCAGAGCAACGCTGCCCCACCAGTCATACTGAGAACAGACTGAATGCTCCACCACATCAAGAGGAGCTTCCTGCAGGATGGTGGGGATGCTCCCTTCATCTGAGTTGGTGAGAAAGGATCGTAGGAATTTTTGTGTTGGATACACAtatggtgtgtgcatgtgcattgACGTGTGCGTACTCACAATCCATTAATCCCCAACCAGTGATGGTACAGTTGAAACCATGAGGCAGCATCTGTTCACGGTAGGGAAGCTCAGCTATAGCCACGTAACCGTTGTCATATATGGGGTTAGCCAGTTTCAAGAGAGCAATATCATTTCTaagaaagatacaaaatgtaaacatttattagcaataaattgtgtattttaaattGAGGGTGGTTTAAAATGCTGCCACTTTACCCATTGGCAAGGTCACCATTCCAACCAGGATGGACAACAATCTTTTCCACACGGATGAACTGCTCACTGCCATCATACTCAAACAGGTTGtactcccccaccaccacaCGGTACTGTTTAGCATCCATGCTAACGGAGACATAATTAACAAGAACACACAGTGCTACACTTACTTATCAAGCCCAGAGGACTTCCAGATGTACAACATTATTGGCATCAGCAGCAATAAATTCAGGGAACAAACCTGAGAATACAGTGAGCTGCAGTCATGATGTATAAACTGTCAATGACGGAGCCTCCACAGATGTGATAGAATGATTCCTCATCGGATGAACCATGCTGCAGAGAAACCTGAGAGAAAACAAAGGCCAAATACACAGAGGCAAGATGGGGGTTTAGTGTCATTTCAGAGCTCTAAGGACTAATATTTTAAAACTGATCCTATTTGCTCCAAATAAAATAAGCCACTACCATTCAAAGTGTCCCAGTTTTACCTGCCATTTCCAGGTGTTGGGTTTAGCATCATGACCTCCTATGACTCTCTCATTGTGCACATTATGGTCGAAAGGTTCTTCGGCACAAAGCAGCCCTTCGAGAGACACATTAAGATAAATGGAGGACACGGTGGTATTATTCTATTAAGGTTCGCTAGATACCTATCAGCAAAGAAAAAATCTATAGTGAATTATGTTTCACAACAAGCTTACCAATGCAGGACAGGAAAGTCACAAGCCAAATCATGTTGGAGCACTGAGGAGTAGGAGCAGTCCACTTTTAACTATTTATATCAGTTTGACACCGAAAGACCTTCAGAAAGGTCCTCTAGTTCAGGCAGCTGTTCTGCTACCTATCAATATCAGCAATTCCTGTAGATTATCCCATCTGCTGTGAAAGGTGTGAGtcagacacaaacagataacAGATAAATGTATAGACCGATAAGCAGCCAGTGTAACGAACAAAATGTTCCCCAGTCTGCTAAAACCATGTGACTTTTTCAGTGTATGATACAGATATGTATTTACTGTAGTACCAACAGTATATACATATAGATATAAACATATGCAGATTCAAAAGCCACATTACAAGTAGATATATCAGGAggtagcattttttaaattatagatCAAAACTTATTTGATCCCATTTTGATGAGATATTGCCTGGATATTGCCTGGATATGTTCTCTTAATGAAGCCTAATTTGAAATGctaattttcttttgttttagactAAGATTGACTAATGTCTTTGCAAAACCCTGAAATACTGGAGATaatatgctttaaaaatgttggaACATAATGATGTAATCAAAAGGTAAGCTGTACTAGTGTAATTCTGGTAAATAATAACTCACAGACACCTGCTTGGTGCTGACCATCTATTTTACTCTTGCTTTTATTCATAAAGAATGAAactttatgattttaaaaaatcaaatcttTTAAAATTCTCCCAGATATGCTCTGTATCAGGTATAAAAAACTGCcaatatttatttgttgatcatatatatttattagatataaaatatatgttttctgtcatttatatgtgtgtgtgcaatatcttatttttaaatatccaaatacaacatgtctgttttcatgaatGGGATCCTAAAGCTTGTGATGGACTGGACACGTTATCTGTTGCTAAGTAACCGCGTAGCGCTCCAGTGAAGGGCGGCTAATCGAATGCAGATTTCTTGAGCGCGGCACAGACAGGTTCGATTATTCTGCTCTCTTTATTTATTAGCTTTGCCTAGTCCTCCGGTTTCTGCTGTCAACCTGCCTCAGCTGTCGGCGCTAGCTAGCTCGAAGCCGGTGCATATCACCTAGTAATGACTTCTAACACAAGTCTACCTCTGTGACATTTGGTCAGTGAAAGTGTAACGTAATCCTCGAAAGCCATGGGGCTGCCGCAGAGTTCGTTTCTGTCGGACGGTGGAACTAATAGCGGATATCATGTCCACGGGGTACGTTGTAACATGCAAGGTTATACTAGTATGTCCCACGGTTCCTTAGTCCGTACagctcactttttaaaaacgttttactcatttttagcTCACTAACTTGCTAACAATGCTACACCGAAACAGAAATCGTAGCATCATTAGTGTATAAAGAGCTGGGTAGTAACTGACAGGCTTTTCTGTTAGTGTAGTAACTCGTGGTCAGCAGTAATGGTGTCCGCCCATGATGAGGTGGCATCTGGCTCCAATCCAAGCTACTTTTCCTTGCTGGAGtttgtaaatgttcagtagTTACTGCAGGAACTCAATACTAATAAGAATATGtcgtaaaattaaaaataacaacaaatatgcGAGAAACCCCAGCTGTGTGATACTTCTCAATGAGGAGCCCCAAATTCTGGCCACTGTAATACCTTGAGTTAACACACGGGGGCGATCGTAACAGTGTgtcttttatgttgtttcaaACAAAtctcaaatgtgttttctcaCATTTCAGGTTCAAGAAGAGTCACCTGCTCAGAAGGCTGGTCTGGAGCCCTTCTTTGATTTCATTCTCTCTATTGGAAACACCCGGCTTGTGAGTAAACTCCTGTGATGCCAGGCAGGACCTGCTTAGTTTGTTTCTGCACTAAATGTAACAGATGGATTTGACATCAAGTAGTCTTTTatgaatttcacattttcattcaatattaatttttatttcattcaatcCAGCCATTCACATATTCATTGAACTGTCACATTTACTGTGAACTTTGGACAAAATCAAAATAAGCATTGACTTTTGAAGTAGCACTTTAATGACTCCATAGAAATGAATTCATTCAATCAGAGTCACACGATCAAAGGGATAAGAACAGATTTcatgatttaaatattttaaaaaaggttgtTTAACTTAGAGTTTTTACGCATTTGACACAAAGATGGTAGCAAATGTTTGGAAACATAACGCATCACAATGTAACCATGCGTTTTAAAGATGTCAGATGTGcatttatctttgtttttaagGTCAGTAACAATTAACCATTTTGAAATTACTGAGACATTCTTAAGGAAGGGATGACTATACATGACAATAAACATGATCTGTCCACAAACAGTTAATACAATGAGTATATGTAACCTTATTTGGCATAAATCAGTGGATACTACTGTTATTTATGACCATTTGATATAGCTGCTGTGCTTGTCTAAATTAACcttcaaatgacaaaactggtttatgtttttatatatatatatatatatatatatatatatatatatatatatatatatatatatataaataaagttggtAAGGCAAGTTTATCTTCCTTTGTTCAACTtaatttttgtgacttttaatTTGCCCTGATGTGATTTTCGGTGTGCtgtgtgtttcatttctatGTTTTACTGCAAATCCACCATGACACACAATTTTTCTTTCCCCACAATGAAATTTAGACATCGAGCTTGAATTATAGCCTCAGCGGGAAATAGCAGCCAAACAGTCTGCTGCCATACTCTAATTTCATCTTCATTTACACGAAAACCGTCTTTGTGCTGTCACAGCTAGAGTTGTCCATATTCCTGTGTTTCCCCAGAATAAAGAAAGTGACTTGCTGAAGGACCTTTTAAAGGCCAATGTGGAAAAAGCGGTCAAACTTGAAGTGTACAACACTAAAACCCAGCGGGTGAGGGAACTGGAGGTGACACCCAGTAACATGTGGGGTGGTCAGGGCTTACTGGGTGCTAGCGTTCGCTTCTGCAGCTTTGAAGGAGCCAGTGAGAACGTGTGGCATGTCTTGGTAAGTCAAGTTCACTTTCCTTTGTTCAAGCTGAATTTAGTTACTTCTTGTTGGCTGTAATGTAAAATAGATTACTGGCAGCTGTGAGATGGTAGTCcccacattttctttttgttttgtgttgtaagGTTACAGGAGTTAAGATAGATAAATGAAATgggtaaaaacaaagcaaaaaacactTTTGTAATTCTGCTCCTTTATTTGACTTAATATTGTGCCAAAATTACAAGGTAATGCAAACTCTGTATTTCTTGTAGGTATATATGTTAACAGAAGTTTTTGACATATGTTATTGTTACATGTAAAAAATCTATATTGAATCAGAATTTAGTTCATTTCACATGGTGGTTTTGATTAAACATACCTCTTTCCCTTTGTAGGATGTGGAAGCAAATTCTCCTGCAGCACTGGCTGGCCTTAATGCACATTATGACTTTATTGTTGGGGCTGACCAGGTGTTACAAGACGTAAGGTTCCCCATGTTCTTCTTAGAATTTTAATCTtaaattgactttaaaaaatatgcatGCACTGACAAAATTCTTAATTCTTTTTGTGTGATTCTTGCAGTCAGAGGACT
Encoded here:
- the LOC111567975 gene encoding elastase-1-like codes for the protein MIWLVTLLACFGLICAEEPFNHNVHNGRVIGGHDSKPNTWKWQVSLQHDSYNDNYFYHICGGSIIDAFHVMTAAHCVLSMDPTEYRVVVGEYNLYEYDGSEQFIRVDRIVVHPGWNGDLANGNDIAILRLADPVYNNGYVAIANLPYPGETLPHGFTCTITGWGLIDFEGNVPTVLQEAPLDVVEHSVCSQYDWWGSVALNTMVCAGGDGIISGCQGDSGGPLSCYTNGAWRVHGVVSYGPAGMCNQYKKPTVFTRVSSFLDWMYSVMNLA
- the LOC118470220 gene encoding elastase-1-like, which codes for MIWLVTFLSCIGLLCAEEPFDHNVHNERVIGGHDAKPNTWKWQVSLQHGSSDEESFYHICGGSVIDSLYIMTAAHCILSMDAKQYRVVVGEYNLFEYDGSEQFIRVEKIVVHPGWNGDLANGNDIALLKLANPIYDNGYVAIAELPYREQMLPHGFNCTITGWGLMDYEGSIPTILQEAPLDVVEHSVCSQYDWWGSVALKTMVCAGGDGIISGCQGDSGGPLSCYTDRAWRVHGVVSYGPAGMCNQYKKPTVFTRVSSFLDWMYSVMDGPEEDDSGK